CACCCAGATAAAATTGAACTATTTCAGACACAAGTGTGGGAGACAGATATGAGCATTAAAATATCTAACAAATAGAAATTATTTCCCTTTTATCAGCTCACCTGGTACAAATGATGCATGCATTGACTGATGAGACGAAATTTCAGCTGTCATGTTGCCAGAAACAACATTTGGAGAAAACCTGTGAAGTTGAGATCTATCAAAGGCTAACCCAGCCTTGTTTTGGTTCCATACACCACCCCCGGAGGGAAAGTTTTCATGTGCACCAAGTAGTCCCTCTTGCTGCAGCCCAGGTGCATTTTGAGTGGAAGAATCTTCCACTTCTTCAGGATACTTTGAACTAGGAGCATGTGACATCAAATTGCTAGTTGAATCCACTAGGTTTTCTGTAACATTCTGACCATCCTGTCTTCCCCTAAGCACTGATCTGATATTACCAGGTAAAGATGGAAAATGCTCCATTTGGACACTACTTTGGACCATGTTGTAGTTACTAGAGCCAGATGGTTCAGCCTTATTCATCTTCCCTTTCCTTGGATCAATCGGAGCATTACTAGAATCAAGTTGCTGGGAAGTGTCAAATTTTGGTTCCATTGGATCACCCCTCTTTCGCTTAGATGCAGcctttttattatcattttgacTCATTTGTTTTTCTTGGGATTGTGAGTTAGCAGACCGAGTGTCCAAACTAGATGGACTTTCATGATCCAAAGACTGACTACTCCTGTGAGTTCCAGCTCCTTGATAGTAGTCATGTCCAGCAATGCTTGGACCAACAGGCTGCCTGCCGGATGAAAATGGATCAAATTTAGGCATCTCAATTTGGGCCAATCCTGCTTTAGAATCCTTTGGAACTGCAACACCCTGGGAAGATCCTGGACAGAAGAGTCTCATTTGTAAATGATTAGCTCAGTATGCCACTTAACAAGGACACATTTGCAAAATGTTTTTTCAAGCTAACTGAAGTTTGATTAACAGCAATTTACCAGAATATTGTCCAGATGTAGCATCTAATGTTTGCGGTCCCGCTGTTGGAGGAAGCCGAGATGACTTCAAAGCTTCAAGATCAAGACCATGTTGATTGATAACAGTCTCCATTGCCcttcaataaagaaaaaaaacatcaGAGAAAGGGTGCACATCCTGGAATAGGAAGTTAAAAGCTCCACTGCAACCATGCCAATattgaaaagaacaaaagaaagttAACATAACAGTTGAAACAGTAAGTTCAACACTCCATTGCAACCATGCCAATACTAAAAAGGACAAACAAAAGTTAACACAACAGTTGGATCAGCCAAAGAACAAATGCAAGATGAAGATATATGAAATCATGTAcaggttttttttaataaacataaaattaagtaCACTGAACAAGGAGGATACATCAAgttgtaatttgatttttaggtgAGTGTAATTTTATTGCAGCTCAGAACACTTTGTATATTTTACTTCAGGGTTACATATGATTATATTTTACAGCTTGAATCAAAGTTAAAAAGCAATTATCATATATGCGAACAAAGCTAAATGTTAACccaaatttctaatttaattcaagcatgTCTTGGTTGCTACAATACATGGTTCCATCCAGGAGGAGAAAAGTAAGAACAGCTTCATTTAGTAAGAACAGCTTCATTTGGCGAAAAAGAGGGCAGACCAAAGTAAAAGTTTTAACTGCAACAGAGAGACATTTAGCTTATCCAACCATATGCATGGTGGGGTAATTGATGCCCTGATAACAGCAGAGGGCACACTCTTCATTAAAGGTGTCTCAAGATTTGCATGACTACCCAAATAAAGACCAAGTAGTTCCACTGGTCATTTCAAtatctacaaaataatataaagcaCTTGCATCCctttaaaggaaaataaagaaactaacACTTCAAGTGCCAATTGATAAGCAAAGTAAACAGCACACtctatcaaaattatttattagatccAACATTATCTTAATTAACTCAATTTGCTAATTTGCTATCTCCATATAGATGAAAATAACTTGGATACATTCTCTCCCCAAGCTACAAAAATCCAATGGTCTTTTAACAAGAATTATTAATAAAGCCCATCTAATGACGGATAAGACAAAAATACTTCACCTTGATATTACTTGAAACGGCATTGAATGCTCCTTTCCACTAGCTTTCATATGTTGCAATATCTAAAACAAAATCCATATAAATGGTATGAAACTTAAGAGCTAACTAGTACACAATAAGACAGCTCAATTGACCAAAAACCTATGCATACCACATGAAGTTTAGTTGCTAGCTTCACTGGCTCATCTTTAGAATCTTGAATGAGTTTGTGCAGAAACTTTGCGGCCTCCAACTCAACATGATGCGAAGAAGACGCCATCTCCTCCTACGAACTACAAAATTAACAGCCAATAagcaagtaaaattttattagtccCAAACCATCAGATTTAATCCCTACATTTCACACCAAACTTGTAATTTCCGATTCCTTAGACACTTAAGACTTACAAATTTTCAATTCCATGTATATGATCGTAATTAAActgaaaattcaataaaataaaacaacaaaacactaaataaaataaaacagagaCTTAAAATTTcctaatctttttcttttctttggccACCTAAAACTTCCTAGCACAGTAACCGCatttttatggaagaatatctATAATTAAGCTGAAAACCACTAAATTAAGATCCAAAACTACTTACACCACACTGTAATGCGACTTGCTTAGCAATTTGTTTGTTTCTCGACAAACGATCGTTCTTTTTTCCTCGAAAAAGTTATAATATCAATGACGAGAAAACCCTACCCGaagaaaattcaatcaaataaaaggcCCAAAAACAAACCTAGTCGGAGATCGAAGAGTTCTCAGGTAAGCTACATAGAGTGATTCGAACTTGAAAACCTCTTCATTAATGGGAATGGAGCTCTCTGATTTTGTAGGAAACAAAAGGAAGACGAAGAGAGTAAATAAAAATGGTCCTAAAACACACGTACACCTTTTACGTGCGTGCCGAGTTTCTTTGGGgaaatttcttattttctccCTTTGTTTCGGTTAATGTGCTATTTAGTACCTGAAtttggcttcaatgttcaatttgatacctgAGTTTTTTTCCCCAATTTGGTGCTGAATTTTGGCTTCAATATTTACTTTGGTAAATGAGTTTTTTCAATTTCGTACTTCAGCTTTTTTactcaattaagtcctttttttaTCAGAACACACTTATCAAACCACGTTATGTTGTTTAATATAGGtactaaattgaacattgaaagCAAACTTGggtactaaattaaaaaaaaattcaagtaccaaattaaacattgaagAAAAACTTAGGTACCCAATGGTATATTAaccctttttgtttttgtgaacCAAGATAATgggaatttatatttttaattctgaattttaccatttactttatgaaaattgaaaagttgaCCTCTGAATTATAATTTGTCAAAACTCGATCCTCTGGTAAACACATGAATTAAGCGGTTGATTTTTGCTGAACTATGACATATACATTGCTGCAGTGCTGGTTTTTGCTTATTACTAGTCTATAAATTGctaatgtataaaatttaaagtcaGCAATTTAAATGATATGGTTTAGAAGTATCAATTGCACTAAGTTCACAATTTTAGTAAAAAGGGGTTAACTTCTCACTTcccaaatttcataaattagaCGGgagaattttataattaaactttaatttaaaaatccgTAAATTTATAACCTTATTTTAGTGAGATCTCGTGgaatcttttttaattaaatccgAGATTTCATAGAACAAATGGCTCAAGACAACATGGAAATGAGACACTGAGTTTTCTACCCTTAAACTGTAACCACAATGAAGAAACAGCCAAACTTCATGTTGGTTTACATGTTCCATaagcaacaaaaacaaaactacCATTAAAACAACATAGGAGaggccaaaaagaaaaaaacagggGATATATTTTTTAAGGACTCGTTGCCGGACAGCCAGCCGTTTTCAATGGTGTTTTAAGCATCTTTCTTCTCCACGAGCTTCTCGATCAGATCCGCTGCATCTTGAACGGTGACAATGCTTTGGGCACTTTCTTCTTCCACACTGATTCCGAACTCCTCCTCGAGTCCCATCACAATTTCGACCTGAATCACAAGAACAAGTACCATCAGATTTTAGTGTTTTTCGAGTTTATTAATAGATCCTATAGGGTAGATATTTGGTTACCGTGTCAAGAGAATCGGCTCCGAGTGCAGCAAACTTAGATTCTCCGGTAACAGAAGAATCTTCGGGTAGTGCTAGTTGCTTCCTCACTATGCTACAAACTTTGTCCACCGTCTCAGGTTTGGCCTGAAGATATTAACATCCCCAGAGCCAGTTAAGCATATTGATACGGAGAAATGCATGTAAAGGCTTCATCATATGGACTATGGACTATATTGATACGGAGAAATGCATGTAAAGGCTTCATCATATGGACTATGTTACCCGAACTCGAAACTGAATGTTACATACAAGCATGCTCAAAGTTTAAGTTTCCACACATTTTTACACAATTAGACTTACATGTATCCAACTATATAAAGAAAGCAAATATCAGATACAGATATTTCATAGAAATCGAAAAATCCgatttaacataatatattttccTAAAAACAACTTCGGCTAGGCCCAAACAGTTGCAGTTAAAGGTCCTTTCACCGGTACAGTTACACACTTATGATCTTGTTTTCGTATAAAAGGATTCCAATGATCGGCTAATCGGCATCGTATTAGCCATTTAGCGATGCGGATCCGGTTGTTAATTAGTCAGCATTGTACCATTAAATGACTATATTTTCGGATGCGGTAACATACCATTCTCGGTATGAACCGGATATGGGTGTgtttaaatatatcatttcgGTATTACCCTAACTACACATATTGGTATATGCCGGTAACGGTTTAGGCTCGAATCGATACGTACCGCACAAGAAACCCGGAGGCGCATAGGTCCCGGTCGGATTCTAAGAGATGGGAGACTAAGTAACTTGACATTAGAGATCCCATGAAGAGGTACCTGCAGAGAAATagaattgaataaaatcaatGAAAAATTCGAAGTCGAGCTCGATCGTGTTTcacttttagaatttaaatgtGATTCAACATAAAAATCCAACTGCTTGAACTCGATTATTTGTACTTAAATTCAATAACTGATTAGTGATTAAAAAGATCATCTTTCAGCTAAATATTCAAATCTCAGCATCAAATCTAAAACATCCCcaacagaagaaaaaaaattcaatgtataGCCAAAACCCAacttaaaaaaaccaaaaaaaaaaaaaaagcacaataatcagattaaaaaaaacaccaaaaaatgaaaggaaaaaggaaGACCTGGTTGtgcttcaaagaagttgaaagaGGGGAGAAATTGAGTGAAAATCCAGTTGAAGAAGCCATTGGGATCGGGTTTTTTTGGTTCGATATGAAAGAGAGAAGAGAGCGGAGATCACGATGAAAGAGGGAGGGGGGTGTTTTGaagttataatttttctttggaAAGCTTTAAAGAATGAGATGTTTTTATAGATGCCTCTGGTGGTTGCTTTTTTGCCTTATGAAGGTATTGGAATTTGGTTGAGatttgttttggccattaattTCCCATTTGCATTTCATAGTTTGTATCGAAAAAACAACACTGTTCTTACTTGCCTTCTCCATCAGgcaaactttttttaaataatttaatatagtaTAATGATAACATTTTGGGCAAACTGTATCAAACGTCACTAAGCTATTAGCAATTTTATAATTCAGTcactaaactttaaaaaattgcaaaataatcattaaacttttctaaaattttcatttaagttactgaactgttcaaaagttttttatttgagttatgGACTATTAACGATTTGACGATTGATATGATGGATTGGTGTCAATCAATGAGTAGAAAATCATAACTTAGATCCAAATCGATCTATCGATTAGTGTTAGATATCAGAGACGaaagttgtttaaattttatttcacagCTTTATGATGTTCAAAGTTATTTCctgaaaaattagaattttagaaAGTCATACAATAAcgattttaataacttaatgacttaaatagaaacttttaaataattcaataatcattttataatttttaaaattaaaaattaaatcataaatttattaataatttcccgacctatgtaatttatccttaaaattattttatgtaattgcattaaataaatttattaattaaataatgaaaataaagacaGAATATATTCACCAACAATTCACGTgttggaaaaataattatactaaaAGGAGATGGTCTCAACCCATACGATTGAATTGGAGAATAACAAAAACTAAACAAGAATTGCATGTTTCAAGTTTGTCTAGGAATAtgagaattttgtgtttgttATTTTGGCAAAATCTTTGGACTtcgttataaaataattattcaattattcaatttttttaattcatggatgaaaatttactaatagAAAAGTAGCTCAAcagtttttaaatattaaattatactattagtctttatactttacGGAAATCATggatttagttcttatacttttatttaattaattttggttctGTACTTCttgaattggtcaattttagtctttatatttttcaattttaaaattttagtcatcCACCAAACAATATGATTAAATCgcttatttaaattcaattactagttcAGTAGCATGCGTACAATTGTAGATTTAGTCGATATTCtccaatttaattattctaagtcgctatacttttcaaattttaaattttcagttttGATGCAAAATAACATCGTTAATccattaattgaaattttagtaagtaactTGTGGAAATAACAATATGACATggcattacacatatgataatatatttgttaagtcatattttaaaaataatagaccttaaaattttaatacttatcATTTGgtgaggactaaattttaaaatttaaaaagtacactgactaaaatgaccaaattaaagtttagggactaaattcacAACATTTGcaaagtacaatgactaatagcaaatttaaaccttttaaaattggGATAATAGCAACCTTAACTCTTAACATTTATAAATCGTGTCAATCTAATATTGATTCCAAAAAGTAACCCTCACATTTACATAAtgtgtaatttagtctttttgtagttttacttttatttgtgacattgagagtaagttttaaaataaagagaaactatgaaaattattattttggatttttggtgttttcatttttgcacattgatcaattttagttttaaaagggTGGGAGgcaaattacacaatgtgtaaatattgaggttaattttttagaatcaaaactaaattgatataatgtatatatattgagggctaaagttgttattatgtcaaatttaaaaGCTTTCACGCCACATTTTTGTAAGTcatttaatagaagaaaagttaaataattgagtgtctattttgtaacttttcatagttgaaaGACCAAAAATAAACCTATGAAAACAATTGTAGCttatcctaattttaaatatgttaaaacatgtcaatttcttttacttttctataaatttggaatttagggCCTACactttttagggtttagtccatctttttcagatttaaaatttcatgattaattattaacaatattaattttgttattaaatttcttGGTGTGAtactttgaaattaaaaaaaatcatttggcAGTCATGTAATCAAAAATTGTTGTGATGAacttgaattgaataaaataattttaacaatgttaacaattgaacttaaattttaaaatttgaaaaataaaagactagattcttagaaataaaaaaatagagactaaatttcaaatttatgaagGATCTAAAGAGTTATGacacattttaaccttttaaatatCACTATTAGATgcatttaatgtgaaattaatacaCTCCATAAACATGTCATCGAGGTCTCGTCTCAATGACAAGGTTGAGAAAACGGGGATTTTCAGATTCCAATTTCAAGTCCAATCCTCTTGAAATATATGTATCGTCTCCCAGATTTATTACGATTATAATTAGTTAGTTTGGGTTTAGTTAGTTGTGGAGTTAATTCTTTAGttcattattttaaactaattgattttgattgaaattgtcaatataattataatttcagaaaaataatataaataagattaaaaaagCCATCATATGTTTCTAACACcggttttaaatattttaaattgtgaaaaaaatctaattaaaaatgaaagggtaaactacttagttgatcactcaacttttaggatgctttcattttaatcatccaAGCGATAAATTTTTAACAGCAGTTAATTGTATACCCCACATCATGTTTGcactttcattttgatcaccCGACTTTTAggttgttttcattttggtcacccaaaaaatatttttttaaagtattgattgggtaaaaaaatttaggatcaaagtgaaaaaatgatagaaattaaaataatacacaaaattatcaaaattgtaTTTGTTTATCCCATTgcgaaaattctaaatttaggttttgaaatataaaatataaaatattaagaatcaTAACAAATCGGTTGACattattaatgaataaaaaatttcagcaatttatttaatttattttgatgtttgaaattattttcaaaattataaatgaaaattattatctttaataATTGTCCATGAAAcccaaatttcttttgattatatgatATTGAATCTTCCATTCTAAgctaaaagcaaaaaaaaaaagtctttgcaattaattaattttatcttttattccaAACAAAACTCATAAATTTTTTCATCACTTCTTTACCCAAACGAAGAACaagcatttaatttaattaattacaagtatcttttcttttaattttagcttagcatgaaatattttagattatataatcaaaagaaatttaaattttgtagacatttattaaatatgagttatttgagttgatttggTTAAGGATGgtctgaaaacataaaataaaaattaaaattaaaaagagactaaattaattaattttaatattatagtaacaaattgATTGACATTATCAATAGATAACTTTTTAGCAATTTATTCaaattgttttgatgttttgaattttaaaatttgaatattaaaaatagaaattttaaatttcctgTGATGGTATAAAcaaatacaatttcacaaattttgtgtaatattttagtttctactgctttttcactttaattttttttaccccaatcaaaacttaaaaaagaaaattgggtgaccaaaatgaatgCGACTTAgaagttgggtgactaaaatgaaagtgtaaacatgATGTGACATATACAGTTAAccgttattaaatatttaacatttgggtgattaaaatgaaaacgctctaaaagttgagtgaccaaattgaaaaaaatttcatttaagatGGCCAAAGTTCCAACTAAATAGTTACCCGACctgaaaaacatttttttatttaaagaaaataattatatcttATTGTACACTATCAAACCTATTCTCTTTATTTCCCAAATTTTTCCAATTACCTAATACCaactattttgatttgttaGATAGCCTAACTCAATCtcctttgaaaaataaaaaagaatgttatatttaatcataacaataattacaattaaataaaaaattcacccGAGTTTAATCccttaaatgaaattaaatcgTTAATATGTTAAAATCTAACATTAACTTATTCATTGTTGGAATAGGTTAAATTAGTCTAATCatccaattatttttattattaaatagtaaattaggTCAAATAGTAAGTCGTGTCCCTGAATttttagtaatggtaaaatttagtctttatacatttattttaagaatttaattccTCTACTTTTTCATGATTCAGATCTAGTCATTAACAcgcttaaaattattttattatattcaagttcattataatgt
The window above is part of the Gossypium raimondii isolate GPD5lz chromosome 9, ASM2569854v1, whole genome shotgun sequence genome. Proteins encoded here:
- the LOC105800691 gene encoding acyl carrier protein 1, chloroplastic; translation: MASSTGFSLNFSPLSTSLKHNQVPLHGISNVKLLSLPSLRIRPGPMRLRVSCAAKPETVDKVCSIVRKQLALPEDSSVTGESKFAALGADSLDTVEIVMGLEEEFGISVEEESAQSIVTVQDAADLIEKLVEKKDA